The following nucleotide sequence is from Aspergillus nidulans FGSC A4 chromosome I.
TGGCGCTTCGAAGCTCAAAATAACTACTAGTCATTCAGACAGTCAGGTTTCATATAAACAAGTGCTTTTTCATTGTCACCGATGAAAGGAACCATCGAGTCGTACCGGACCCGACAAAATGAGGATTTTTATTCGGTTTAGTGTCGTTCTCTCCTGAATGAACCCGCCAATTCATTGGCAGAActcatcaacctcgtcgAAAGGAGAAGGTGCTAACCCCGATCAGGTGTAAAGGTCAGCCACGCGGAGCCACTGTCGTACAAGTGGCGGTACCAATACGTATGCCAAGGCTACAGCATTCTATGGAGGAACCCGTAAACGAGACTCTGCAACATAGGACAGCTACGCCCAGTGTGATAATCGGCCGAGGTGTTCGACATATTTCAGCGGAATGGTGAACAATGATTCTTGGTCTTATGGAAGTATTGCACGGTGTACCTCACTAGGTTGAACAGCGCTCAGAACGGGCGGCATCAAAGCCTCGCTCTTAAGTCTCAGTCAGCTCTAGGCTAGATAATGATAGAAGTACTCTGTATTCTCTCTGTATTCTCTATACCCTGTAAATATGAAGAACTTAGGTTTATCCTGCCGTATCTCTTCTGTATGTTGATGTTGCCGAAGATTGATCACGTGATTTTTATGTCGCGCTGGCTTGAAACGGAACCACTTTACGCGTGAAACGTGTCAGAGCGCGTCGCTCCAATTTCTGCGACTTGGAAGGAGCTCAGGTTTATTTCCATTCATTAAATCTCTCTTCCTGCTGCAGAACCCCCACACCACCACATATTCGACGTCTTCAATTTTGATTCTTTTTTCTTACATTTAATACTTTTAATGTTGTTACATTAATCTGATCTGTCTATATCACCAATACCATGTCTTCTCCCGCTTCTTCCCGCCGAAGTGGCCGTCCGGCGAGGGACTCAGCTACCGCATCACCAGCTCGCTCAACACGCTCAACGCGCTCACAGCAGCAGTCGCAAACCAGCAATTCGCAGGCGACACCTCGTGCTTCTCGGCGTTTACAGGGCGAAGCTGCTGTCCCATCCTCGTCCCCTATGTTCTTTCAGTCATCACCCGTAAGgggcaacagcagcagcgctgAAACGCCAGATGCTAGAATGGAAGAGCCTAGTTCACCCATCAGGGCTTCCTCAACAATGGATGACGGCGAGACAACCCCGCGTGCTACCGGGCCTGCGCTTCGAGGTAAGATATGGCTTTGCTAAACGATAGCTAGGAGAAGCTAATGTTTGCAACCAGATTCCTCACCAATTCGATACGTATCCAGTTCCAGTCCTACGCGCGCTTTCGGCCGGCAGACAGGTCACTCCAATAttcctagcagcagcagtggttTGTTCGTATCATCTCGACAGGGATTGGACGGCCAGCGGATCGCCTCCCGCCGCAGTGACCTATATTCTGGAGGCTTTGGTTCAACACCAAGTCGCAGACGCAGGGTCTTTGTGGATGCTAATGGGGTCCCTGCCGCTGATGGCGAGATTCAATCCGATGCAACCTTCTCTAATATCCACCCAGATACTTCAGAAGCAGAGGCCATGGGCGGTAGTTCGACCCGTGTGATCTGGGGCACCAATATCTCCATCCAGGATTCCATGTCCGCGTTCAAAAATTTCCTTTACAACTTTACCACCAAGTACCGTCTATGGGCGGATGGGGCTACTGAAGACGAAACTCGTCGTATGGGAGAGATGGCAGAGGAACGGGAATATATCAACATGCTGAACACGATGCGTCAGTTGGGCGTCACAAGTCTCAACCTGGACGCAAAAAATCTCAAGGCATACCCACCAACTTTGAAGCTGTGGCATCAGCTCCAGGCCTACCCTCAAGAAATCATTCCGCTTATGGATCAAAGCGTACGGGATGTCATGGTCGAATTAGCTGCAAAAGAAATGGATCGACTGCGATCACAGATTCAGCGGACCCAAAACAATCACAGAGATCTGAGTTCAGCTCCGGTCGTTCCCAGCTCTGATGCTATGAGTGAGACGGGTAGGATGCCACAGGCTGAAATTCCAGACTTGGTGGCAGAGGCCGAGACCAAGCCATATAAAGTTCTTCCGTTCGGCCTTGATGCCACAGTCAATATGAGAGACCTTGACCCGGCTGGTAAGATTAAGTTTTTATTTCCCGGAAACCCAAATCGCTGACGGCTACTAGATATGGACAAGTTGGTGAGCATTAAGGGTCTAGTGATCCGAGCTACGCCCATCATTCCCGATATGAAAGAAGGTTAGTGCATTTCTCCAAACTCAGAGAGGGCCATGCTAACCCTTCATCAAGCGTTTTTCCGCTGTCAAGCTTGCAACCATTCAGTCCAAGTGGATATCGACCGCGGCAAGATTGCCGAACCCACCATTTGTCCGCGTCAGGCATGCCAGGAGAGAAACTCGATGGAAATCGTGCACAACCGCTGTGTCTTTGCCGATAAGCAGGTTATCAAGTTGCAGGAGACTCCTGATAGCATCCCTGACGGCCAGACACCTCACTCAGTTTCCCTGTGTGTTTACGACGAGTTAGTAGATGTGTGCAAAGCAGGTGACCGCGTTGAGGTAACCGGAATCTTCCGATCGAACCCTGTGCGAGTCAACCCTCGCCAGCGAACCCAGAAGACACTCTTCAAGACATATATTGATGTTCTGCACGTTCAGAAGATCGATCGCAAGAAGTTGGGCATCGATGTCTCTACCGTCGAGCAGGAACTTTCTGAGCAGGCtgctggagatgctgagcAGATCCGCAAAATctctgctgaagaggaagaaaagatccTGCGGACATCTACAAGACCTGACTTGTATGAGCTTCTTGCTCGATCACTTGCGCCTAGTATTTACGAGATGGACGATGTAAAGAAGGGTATCTTGCTTCAGCTATTTGGTGGCACCAACAAGTCCTTCCAAAAGGGTGGTAATCCACGTTACCGTGGCGATATCAACGTCCTCCTTTGTGGTGACCCCTCCACATCGAAATCTCAACTGCTCCGATATGTGCACAAGATTGCGCCGCGAGGTGTATACACCAGTGGCAAGGGTTCATCAGCCGTTGGTCTTACTGCTTACGTTACTCGTGACCCCGAAACCCGCCAAATGGTTCTGGAGTCTGGTGCTTTGGTACTGTCTGATGGAGGTGTTTGCTGCATTGACGAATTTGACAAGATGAACGAATCAACCCGGTCTGTCTTGCACGAAGTCATGGAACAGCAGACGGTATCTATTGCCAAGGCAGGTATCATCACCACTTTGAATGCCAGGACAAGTATTCTCGCCTCAGCAAACCCAATTGGCAGCAGATACAACCCGAACCTGCCGGTACCGCAGAATATTGATTTGCCACCTACCCTTCTGTCTCGTTTTGACCTTGTatatcttgttcttgaccgCGTGGACGAATCGGAAGATCGACGGCTTGCAAAGCACATTGTCAACATGTATCTCGAGGATAGACCGGAGAACGCGAGTGAGCGCGAGGTTTTGGTAAGTCAACGCGGGCTGATATTCGGACCTATCCATTGCTGACTTCATGAATCTACAGCCGGTTGAGTTTTTGACGGCCTACATCACCTATGCCAAGACCAAGGTGCACCCCGTTCTTACTCCGGCCGCAGGTAAAGCCCTCACCGACGCATATGTGAGTATGCGTAAGCTTGGAGACGATATTCGCTCCTCGGACCGCCGAATCACCGCAACTACCCGTCAACTTGAGTCCATGATTCGTCTGTCTGAGGCTCATGCTCGTATGCGCCTCTCTGCAGAGGTGACCgcagatgatgttgaggaggcCGTGCGCCTGATCCGGTCTGCCATTAAGCAGGCGGCAACCGACTCTCGGACAGGTTTGATTGATATGAGTCTACTCACCGAAGGCACAAGCGCAAGCGAGAGACGAAACAAGGAAGCTTTGAAGCGCGGCATTCTAGGAGTGATAGATGACTTGGCCAGTGGAGGCGGCGCGGCTCGCTGGGCGGAAGTTTATCGGGTCCTAAGTGACCAGGCCAGCTCTGAGGTTGATAGCGCCCAGTTTACCGAAGCTGTTCGTGCGCTCGAGTCAGAAGGTATTGTGAATATCTTGGGCGAAGGCGCGCGGAGGAGCATCCGACGTGCGGCTGGCGCGGTTCTGTGAGCCGGCATCAAGCATAGTGGGTGATGAGATATGATGCAATGTGTACATAATTTGCACGATGCGCTCTTGGATGATTGGACTACATGGGAGAGGTGTCTGGTGTTATGGGCTGGTTGAACATGGAATTAAAGCATGGAGTTATAGTCAATCAAACACGAACTTATGCTCTTCTGATATTCAGCTTCAACCTCAAGCCTTATAATTGCCTGGCATACGATGGGCCACCCGCGAGCCGCTTTAGCCTCagaggggggaaaaaaaaacctCAAGCCGGTCCACGTTCGTGAATTCTGGATGTCGGGACTCAGCACGTATAGTGACATTCTGACCCTTAACCCTATTGGTTGGCTTGCTAGAGTCGCGGTTGCTAGGAATATACTGTCCTTGATCCTAACTCTGTAGAGTATTGTGTACTGGCAGGCTGCGGCTTTGACTAGGCTAGAAGTGGGTTAGCGTATACAATGAAAGCCACTAAAGAGAGCAGGTGCTCAATTGAGTGGCTGAGAGTGATTCTCCTGCACAGTCTTTCGTGCGGATGCAAATGCACTGCCAGACTAGACTGGTTAGTAGGCTTTCTTGGAGACTCGAGTACTCTGGGTCTTCAACCTTCTAGCTTGACGCTGGCGACCATCCGTTGCTGGTTGCTCGATAAGGCTGCATCTCGCATGAGGTGATCGGCTGGTCAAGGGGCTGGCAAATCCAAACCAAATTAGAGCTTATTGTCAGAAACCCGTGTTCATATAGGGAAACTGAGAGTTAAAGCGAGTAATGATGTCGATGGAGTGCAGGCACGTGCCAGACCTGAACCGGCGCAAGTCCCACTGCAGCTTCAGGCCGTCAAGCTCCAGTCAGTTTCCACTCTCCAGACCTCAGAGCTCCAGACAAATGGTGACACTACCGACTAGCTATGATAACCCCCGCCACTCGCGGCCCTGTTTAATGTTCTACACTCTCATCCAATAGTCCAGGGCGCGAGAATTGAAATATCTGCATacctgcctttcttttctctgtatTTTCTCACCTTCCTTCGCGACCAAGTCCGACCCCAACGAGCTCTCAATTGCTGATCTAGCTGCACCTCCGGCTACGCTTTTGATTAGTTTGTTCAGCCGGCGCTGTTCCTGCGCGCTGCCATAGGTCGCACCGCACACCATGAGGTAAATCAGGATCCCACGGATCCCTGCCTATTCTCCGAGACGCAGCTTACTGACATTCAGCTCGTCTCCATCAGGTTTGGCGAGCATCTTCGCTCGTCTATGATCAAAGAGTACTACTGGAACTACATCAATTATGAAGGTTTAAAGAAGGCTCTTAAAACTGGTTACGTCACTGAACCCACCCCTGAAAACGCAAAACCCGACCGGAAGGCTTGGACAGAGGACGATGAGCGACACTTCGTGACACTACTCGAAAGCGAACTAGACAAGGTCTTTAATTTTCAGAAATTCAAGAGCGCAGAGATCGTCCGGCGTAT
It contains:
- a CDS encoding MCM DNA helicase complex subunit MCM4 (transcript_id=CADANIAT00006947), whose translation is MKEAFFRCQACNHSVQVDIDRGKIAEPTICPRQACQERNSMEIVHNRCVFADKQVIKLQETPDSIPDGQTPHSVSLCVYDELVDVCKAGDRVEVTGIFRSNPVRVNPRQRTQKTLFKTYIDVLHVQKIDRKKLGIDVSTVEQELSEQAAGDAEQIRKISAEEEEKILRTSTRPDLYELLARSLAPSIYEMDDVKKGILLQLFGGTNKSFQKGGNPRYRGDINVLLCGDPSTSKSQLLRYGSSAVGLTAYVTRDPETRQMVLESGALVLSDGGVCCIDEFDKMNESTRTSILASANPIGSRYNPNLPVPQNIDLPPTLLSRFDLVYLVLDRVDESEDRRLAKHIVNMYLEDRPENASEREVLPVEFLTAYITYAKTKVHPVLTPAAGKALTDAYVSMRKLGDDIRSSDRRITATTRQLESMIRLSEAHARMRLSAEVTADDVEEAVRLIRSAIKQAATDSRTGLIDMSLLTEGTSASERRNKEALKRGILGVIDDLASGGGAARWAEVYRVLSDQASSEVDSAQFTEAVRALESEGIVNILGEGARRSIRRAAGAVL